The segment TACATTACACCAAGAACAACCTGTGATTCCGCATTTCCCTGTGTGGCGGCTTTTGTGAACCATTTAGCCGCTATTGTGTAATTCTGCTCGACGCCTTCGCCGCTGCAGTACATCGTACCGAGAACATACTGGGCTTTGGCTTGTCCCTGCACGGCAGCTCTTGTAAACCATTTAGCTGCTTCCTTATAATCCTGCGGAATTTCTTCATTCTTGTCGTTGCAGTATATCATACCAAGAATATACTGGGCCTTTGCATTTCCCCGTGCCGCGGCCTTTGTGAATAATTTAACTGCCTCGCTGTAATCCTTCTCGACGCCCTGACCCCTGAAGTACATCAATCCAAGGTCGAACTGAGCATCTATCTGCCCCTGTGCGGCAGCTTTTTTAAACCATTCAACCGCCTTGTCGTAATCCCGCCTAACTCCCCGGCCCTTGCCGTACATTAAACCAAGACTGTGCTGAGCGTTTGCATTTCCCTGCTCGGCGGCTTTTGTGTACCATTGAATCGCCTGGGCGTAATCCTGCACAATATTCAGGCCGTCATCGTATATCGCACCAAGTTCGTATTGAGCCTTTGCGTTTCCCTGCTCGGCGGCCTTTGTGTACCATTTAAATGATTCGTTGTAATCCTGCTCAACGCTCTGACCTATGGAATACTTTTTGGCAAGGGTAAATTGACTGTTCGCATCGCCGCTTTCGGCTTTGGTAAGCAGTTTTTCGATTGATGACGGGGCGGATTGACATACTCCGCAGAATGAACTAACGGCAAAAACAGCAAACAATATGTATAATCTTCGCATATATAAAATCTGTAATCAGGACCTGGCAGGCATTATACAAAAATAGACTATCCAAAACAAGTTCTCAATTGATAAAACATAATTCGTGTGATATATTTTCTGTTTAGTATAAAAGGGCTTTATTGTGCCAAAATTTGAAGCAAAAAGGCCGATTTTATGAAAATTAAAATAAAAACGAAGCTTGAAAATATTATAAATTATTTTTTTGGAATGCATCCTGTTCGGCATGTTGTAATAGGATATCTCATATATATCCTGATCGGCTGGATATTGCTTTGTCTTCCTTTTTTGCATAAGGCTGGCGCTGTCGCCAGTATTCTCGACCATTTGTTTATTTCCACGTCAGCGGTTTCGACAACGGGATTAGTTACTGTAAGTGTGTCCGGAACATATAATATTGCCGGCCAGATAATAGTGTTGATTCTGATTCAGCTTGGCGGAATTGGTTATATGACTTTTGGGTCGTTTGTTTTCCTGGCTCAAAGGAAACCATTAAGCAAAGAGCGTATGAATATTGCTAATGTGGTTTTTGCTCTTCCGGAATCGTTTAAGGTTTATAAATTTATCAAAAGCGTGATTATTTTTACGGCTTCGATAGAAATCGTCGGGGCGATTATACTTTATGCTTTATTTCGAAAAGCAGGTGTTGAAGACGCATTCTGGTCGGCGATATTTCACAGCATATCTTCATTTTGTACGGCCGGTTTTGGTCTGTACGATAACAGCTTTGAGAATTATCCGTCTAATTTCGGTTTGAATATTGTAATTGCCGTTCTGAGTTATCTTGGAGCAGTCGGGTTTATCGTTTTTGTGGATGTGTGGCGAAAATTGCAGGGGAAAATTGAAAATGTAACGCTGACAACGAAAATCATTCTGTGGGCGACTTTTTACGTCAGTATCATCGGTACGTTTATCTTCTTCATAACAGAACCAACTATACAGAATCTGCCGGCTGGCAAACGACTGCTGGCGTCATTTTTTCAGGTGATGACTGCAATGACTACGGTTGGATTCAATACGATACCAATCGGTAGTCTTTCCCGCGCCTCTCTTTTATTGATTATAACATTGATGGTAATAGGAGCTTCACCTTCAGGCACAGGCGGAGGTTTGAAGTCAACTACTTTTTCGGCGTTATGGGGTCTTGTCAAAAGCACTCTTAAAGGAGAAAAAGAGGTGTCTTTCTGGGGAAGAATTGTGCCGGACTATCGGGTGAAGCTGGCCAGTGCGGTCTTCTGTTTTTATGTAACTTTCCTGCTCATAGGTACGTATTTATTGAGTCTAAGCGACGCATCTATAGGTTTCGAAAAAATACTTTTCGAAGCGGCCTCGGCTCTTGGCACTGTCGGGCTTAGTACGGGAATCACATCGTCGGTAACATCAATGTCAAAAATAATTCTCATCGGATTAATGTATATGGGACGATTAGGGCCGCTGACTTTCGGTCTGTCTTTGGTGGCCGGCCGTAACAAAAAGATTGAAACCAGCCGGAAAAAATCGGAAGACCTGGTGCTTTGATTTTGGCAGACAAATACGATTATGTGTGATAATCGGCGTTAATTGTTACATAATCTTTACTTAAGTCGCAGCCGTAGCAGAAATCGCTGAATTTTCCCGCCCCGAGATTTACCGTAATTGTATGCTCTTTTTGAGATATAATTTTGGAAACTTTCTTCGGGTCGAATTTTGCGGGTTGGCCGTTTTTGAAGACAGTTACGTTTCCAAGAATGCAGGTTAATTTGTTTGTATTTAATTTTACGCCGCAGGAACCGACTGCGCAGATAATTCTGCCCCAGTTCGGGTCGCCGCCGTGAATCGCACATTTGACAAGGTCGTAATCTGCGACAGCACGTGCGGCTTTTATCGCTTCATCTTTCGATGCAGCGCCGTTTACGGCAACTGTAAACATTCTTGTCGCGCCCTCGGCATCGAGTGCCATCTGTTTTGCCAAATCGGTGGCAAGCTCGGAAAGCGCCGAAGCGAACTTTTTATAATTTACATCCGATTTAGTTATAGCTTTATTTCCGGCAAGGCCTGAAGCGAGAATTATCGCAGTATCGTTTGTGCTTTGATGGCCGTCAACTGTAAGTTTGTTCAGCGAATTGCCGATAGCGTCTTTTAACGATTTTTGCAGAAGATTTTTCGATATTGCCGCGTCAGTCGTGATGAAGCAAAGAGTCGTCGCCATATTTGGGCCAATCATTCCTGCGCCTTTGGTTGTGCCTGCGATTGTGATATTTGCACCGCCGATTGCGATGGTTTTATACGCCTGTTTGCAGCGGGTATCAGTTGTCATTATCGCATGGGCAAAATCATCTCCGGCTTTCGGGCTGCTCGATAGTTTCGCCGCGGCGATAATAATTCCATCGTTAATTTTATCCATCGGCAGTTGATGGCCGATAATACCGGTCGAAGCGATGAGAACCTGATTCGCTTTTGCGTCGATAAGCCGGGCAGCGGTTTGACACATTATTTCCGCGTTTCGCAGACCCGCTTTGCCTGTGCAGGTATTGGCGTTTCCGGAATTGACTACAATCGTCTCGGCGTCGCCTGTTTTTATATGTTTTTTACAGACCGTTACCGCCGCTGATACGATTTTATTTGTCGTAAAGACGCCGGCGGCCTTTGCTCCGGTCGGACAACAGATAATTCCAATGTCTTTTTTGCCTGAAATTTTTATTCCGCAGCTTATTCCAGCCGCCAGAAATCCCTTTGGTGCTGTTAAAGTAGTATTTTTCATTTTTATCCCTATAGATTCTTTGTATCTTTGCTTCTCGGGTCGTCGAGACTTCCCGGCCTATTCGTCAAAATCCCTTTCATCGCAAGGTCTCTGAATTTTTCCGATGGGTCATAAAATGACCGTGTCGTATCGATGGTGTTGACCATTATGCCGGGCTTATTGAGTTTTAATTCATTTATAATTTCGCCGTCCGGCTGGATAAGACAGGATGGATATGGAGCGATTTGGCCAGACGAATTCGCAACGCTCGCCCAGAAATAATTCGATGCCGCGTTCGCCTGCATTGTCTGTCTTATTATATGTCTGTGGACGCTCTGTTCTTTTTGCCGGGCATTGTAAAACGACTGAAAAACACACTGAACGTTTAGTTTTCTAAGTTCTCTATACAACTCCGGAAATCTTACATCGAAACAAATAAGCAGTGCGCATTTAACGCTGTTAATTTCAAATGTTACGAATCTGTTTCCCGGCGTGTAATGATTCAAATCGCTTTCGGTGCAGAAGCGTTTATCGTATCTGTCAGTTATTTGGCCCTGTGGATTTATAAGATAAAGGCAATTGTGCGGCTTATTCGGCCCTGTAAGTTTGTGTGAGCTGCCGAGAACTACCCATAAATTAAGTTCAGCGGCAAGCTGCATAATTTTTTGAGTTTCTTTAATCAGCACCGGCCAGTCATAATCTTCGAGATTTTCAAAATCCACGCCTGCGTAACCGCTTAACGCGCATTCGGAGAAGTGAACTATATCGGCATCGAGCGATTTCGCTTTTTTGAGGAATTTTTGAATATACTTCGAGTTCTGCTCGACAATCTCGCTCACAGAAAACTGGCACG is part of the Phycisphaerae bacterium genome and harbors:
- a CDS encoding carbon-nitrogen hydrolase family protein, coding for MANGILKIATCQFSVSEIVEQNSKYIQKFLKKAKSLDADIVHFSECALSGYAGVDFENLEDYDWPVLIKETQKIMQLAAELNLWVVLGSSHKLTGPNKPHNCLYLINPQGQITDRYDKRFCTESDLNHYTPGNRFVTFEINSVKCALLICFDVRFPELYRELRKLNVQCVFQSFYNARQKEQSVHRHIIRQTMQANAASNYFWASVANSSGQIAPYPSCLIQPDGEIINELKLNKPGIMVNTIDTTRSFYDPSEKFRDLAMKGILTNRPGSLDDPRSKDTKNL
- the argJ gene encoding bifunctional glutamate N-acetyltransferase/amino-acid acetyltransferase ArgJ, which codes for MKNTTLTAPKGFLAAGISCGIKISGKKDIGIICCPTGAKAAGVFTTNKIVSAAVTVCKKHIKTGDAETIVVNSGNANTCTGKAGLRNAEIMCQTAARLIDAKANQVLIASTGIIGHQLPMDKINDGIIIAAAKLSSSPKAGDDFAHAIMTTDTRCKQAYKTIAIGGANITIAGTTKGAGMIGPNMATTLCFITTDAAISKNLLQKSLKDAIGNSLNKLTVDGHQSTNDTAIILASGLAGNKAITKSDVNYKKFASALSELATDLAKQMALDAEGATRMFTVAVNGAASKDEAIKAARAVADYDLVKCAIHGGDPNWGRIICAVGSCGVKLNTNKLTCILGNVTVFKNGQPAKFDPKKVSKIISQKEHTITVNLGAGKFSDFCYGCDLSKDYVTINADYHT
- a CDS encoding potassium transporter TrkG; the protein is MKIKIKTKLENIINYFFGMHPVRHVVIGYLIYILIGWILLCLPFLHKAGAVASILDHLFISTSAVSTTGLVTVSVSGTYNIAGQIIVLILIQLGGIGYMTFGSFVFLAQRKPLSKERMNIANVVFALPESFKVYKFIKSVIIFTASIEIVGAIILYALFRKAGVEDAFWSAIFHSISSFCTAGFGLYDNSFENYPSNFGLNIVIAVLSYLGAVGFIVFVDVWRKLQGKIENVTLTTKIILWATFYVSIIGTFIFFITEPTIQNLPAGKRLLASFFQVMTAMTTVGFNTIPIGSLSRASLLLIITLMVIGASPSGTGGGLKSTTFSALWGLVKSTLKGEKEVSFWGRIVPDYRVKLASAVFCFYVTFLLIGTYLLSLSDASIGFEKILFEAASALGTVGLSTGITSSVTSMSKIILIGLMYMGRLGPLTFGLSLVAGRNKKIETSRKKSEDLVL